Proteins from a genomic interval of Toxotes jaculatrix isolate fToxJac2 chromosome 5, fToxJac2.pri, whole genome shotgun sequence:
- the syt18b gene encoding uncharacterized protein syt18b, whose protein sequence is MGTTEKYYEMDISAHGPRPLGRNNTSQVTLQMRASLSWDKDWNVLYVQRKPSTDSQLSVGTMPYHDEEYPGQPLWQSVLLFCCKGMIEGIMVILFFWLLVQVLFTKQLEVHLQILLLVGLIIFCLCLILGCILCWRKSHVCPVTDKDPATSAAAPTEPVTFAQSPPPSAGTTASRQQYEELGGDILEYPSTFTSPAPSECEFTSLPFSNQAQVASERKEQPKSYFSLRRLSTPPLMSPLYKPIDPSHASLPTFPKLGLLSKTCKALQRRCTVTGDSISYSEHSRLTSPISVSPSMPEEPIPLAPLTYGSSASCKQLISPKPCLHFTMAFSAEQQTLVVTVLSLSGSPHRLEDVSVLGSLPPLYPCPIQASVQSSLSPEPYSLALRLKVSSVNELQKCSLRTAVYAREPHTQRGTALGELEVECGGKDWKAEHPFHFTKELNPNTCKLKKSLISQDASMCKGISCPPQIFVLLQYQALAHRIKTTVLRADNLDKLIHTSAAPEYQVVINLHHEGIVISCRETKGGSCTVWNTSFLFDLPPGDISQLPLMLEFIIMQNQVHSEGRVLGRVLIGTEAADAGRAHWRDMCSLEVEQARWHNVQPEPQ, encoded by the exons ATGGGCACAACTGAGAAGTATTATGAGATGGATATCTCCGCCCACGGTCCCCGCCCGCTAGGCAGGAATAATACCAGTCAAGTCACTCTGCAGATGAGGGCATCACTGTCCTGGGACAAAGACTGGAATGTATTGTATGTGCAAA GAAAGCCCTCTACAGACTCTCAGCTCTCTGTTGGCACCATGCCTTACCATGATGAGGAGTACCCAGGTCAGCCTCTCTGGCAGTCTGTGTTGCTCTTCTGCTGTAAGGGTATGATCGAGGGAATCATGGTCATACTCTTCTTCTGGCTTCTGGTGCAGGTCCTCTTTACCAAACAACTAGAAG TTCATCTCCAAATTCTTCTTTTGGTTGGACTGATCATCTTTTGCCTCTGTTTGATCTTGGGATGTATTCTgtgctggaggaaaagtcaCGTTTGTCCAGTGACAGACAAAGATCCTGCGACGTCAGCTGCAGCTCCCACTGAACCTGTGACCTTTGCCCAGAGCCCACCTCCCTCAGCAGGAACAACAGCATCAAGGCAACAATACGAAGAGCTGGGTGGTGATATCCTGGAATATCCATCCACATTCACTAGCCCTGCCCCTTCAGAGTGTGAATTTACTTCTCTGCCATTTTCTAATCAAGCTCAAGTTGCCTCTGAACGAAAGGAGCAGCCAAAGTCTTATTTTTCCTTGCGCCGTCTCAGCACGCCACCGCTAATGTCACCCCTTTATAAACCCATAGATCCCAGCCATGCGTCCCTGCCTACATTTCCCAAACTGGGACTATTGTCCAAAACATGTAAGGCTCTGCAGAGGCGTTGCACTGTCACTGGGGACAGTATATCTTATAGTGAACACAGCAGACTCACCAGCcccatttctgtctctccttctatGCCTGAAGAACCAATCCCACTAGCTCCTCTGACCTACGGCTCCAGTGCCAGCTGCAAACAGCTAATATCACCAAAACCCTGTCTGCATTTCACTATGGCCTTCTCTGCAGAGCAGCAAACCCTGGTAGTCACTGTTCTCAGCCTCAGTGGGTCGCCTCACAGACTGGAGGATGTGTCTGTGCTGGGCAGCCTGCCGCCTCTGTACCCCTGTCCCATACAAGCCTCTGTTCAAAGCAGCCTCAGCCCCGAGCCATACAGCCTGGCGCTGCGTTTGAAGGTGAGCTCTGTGAATGAGCTCCAAAAATGTTctctcagaacagctgtgtaTGCTCGGGAACCACACACCCAGAGAGGCACCGCACTGGGTGAACTGGAAGTTGAATGTGGAGGAAAAGACTGGAAGGCAGAGCATCCATTTCACTTCACGAAAGAACTTAACCCAAACACATGCAAACTAAAAAAG AGTTTGATCTCCCAAGATGCATCGATGTGTAAGGGGATTAGCTGTCCTCCACAGatctttgttttgcttcagtaTCAGGCTCTGGCCCACCGCATCAAGACCACGGTCCTCAGAGCAGATAACCTAGACAAACTCATTCACACGTCGGCAGCACCAG AATATCAGGTGGTGATCAATCTGCATCATGAGGGTATTGTGatcagctgcagagaaactAAAGGAGGGTCCTGTACTGTCTGGAATACTTCATTTCTGTTTGACCTTCCTCCAGGAGACATCAGTCAGCTGCCCCTCATGCTCGAGTTCATAATCATGCAG AATCAGGTCCATTCAGAAGGTAGAGTCCTTGGTCGAGTCCTCATCggcacagaggcagcagatgCAGGACGTGCTCACTGGAGGGACATGTGCAGCTTAGAGGTGGAGCAGGCACGCTGGCACAATGTTCAACCAGAACCACAATAG
- the LOC121182670 gene encoding cytochrome c oxidase subunit 5A, mitochondrial-like yields the protein MFRAAVRLSVSGVRSLTRTQPGCRAVLASRCYSHGKQETDEEFDARWVTYFSKPDIDAWELRKGMNTLIGYDLVPEPKILEAALRACRRLNDLASAIRILEAVKHKAGPHKDIYPYVIQELWPILNELGISTPEELGIDKV from the exons ATGTTCAGAGCCGCCGTCCGACTGTCTGTCTCCGGTGTCCGGAGTTTAACCCGTACCCAGCCAGGGTGTCGAG CTGTTTTGGCCTCAAGGTGTTACTCGCATGGGAAGCAAGAGACAGATGAGGAGTTTGATGCCCGCTGGGTCACCTATTTTAGCAAGCCAGACATTGACGCATGGGAGCTGAGAAAAG GGATGAATACATTGATTGGTTACGATCTGGTACCTGAGCCAAAGATTCTGGAGGCTGCACTGAGAGCCTGTCGGAGGTTAAACGACTTGGCCAGCGCTATCCGAATTTTGGAAGCTGTGAAG CACAAAGCCGGACCTCATAAAGACATCTACCCGTACGTGATTCAGGAGCTGTGGCCAATATTAAATGAGCTTGGCATCTCCACTCCTGAAGAGCTTGGCATTGACAAAGTGTAA
- the LOC121181981 gene encoding protein mono-ADP-ribosyltransferase PARP6-like has translation MTGSVSAGNVLGRQRGVFVQLKKMSWSLLPEAEGSTDWAVSIYSQSCDGRTCGTSCCSKPEGERTAKHRQPGQLSNRNIHLFRETECQQRTDSQTDEDSDTEEILCGIHESCATDLYHHPQLETDIEAVRTLYSDSAVSVREYGSIDDLDVDLNINANFLDEKVAKAWRINPSEPIIIRLHFSASQYLDGPAPSVEVFQPSNTDNFSLGKQLQNILTVFISREWKHLTNENIVVRQRSRHSWFRPSGTIKKFRARLSIWLPLSKLSNESQEPVMRGRIILPAMKLSRFTNQATSYTIKNPTGELFTYAPSGKRVVVSAVKSSAQLSTKQLLELLFSSQAIGHCKTTTTLQHGFLVQIMRYAEQRMPTLNEYCVVCDERHVFQNGPMLKPAVCTRELCVFSFYTLGVMSGATEEVATGAEVIDLLVAMCRAALQSSRKSIIFEPYPSVVDPFNPKALAFSPKRKSYDRLQKALDNVLLIRRMAQGPYSEIKKQMDKIDPLAYPLLQWILASNRSHIVKLPLNRQLKFMHTPHQFLLISSPPSKEARFQTAKKLYGSTFAFHGSHIENWHSILRNGLVNASYTKLQLHGAAFGKGIYLSPISSISFGYSEMGKGRHQITSREELIKKYNRINKIKQEQPGQARFLQSRNLNCIALCEVITSKALQKHGNIWVCPISDHVCTRFLFVYENGRVGDVHINTQEAKIHREISQVIASKLC, from the exons GTTCAACTGATTGGGCTGTCAGTATCTACAGCCAATCATGTGACGGCAGAACATGTGGGACTTCCTGCTGTTCAAAACCAGAGGGGGAGAGGAcagccaaacacagacagcCAGGCCAGCtttcaaacagaaatattcatTTGTTCAGG GAGACAGAGTGTCAACAGCGAACAGACAGCCAAACTGACgaggacagtgacacagaggaaaTCCTGTGTGGAATACAT GAGAGCTGTGCCACTGACCTGTATCACCACCCCCAGCTGGAAACAGACATCGAGGCAGTCAGGACTTTGTATTCAGAttctgctgtctctgtcag GGAGTATGGGTCAATTGATGATTTGGATGTTGACTTAAACATCAATGCCAACTTTTTGGAT gagAAGGTGGCCAAAGCCTGGAGGATTAATCCATCAGAGCCGATCATTATCCGTCTGCACTTTTCGGCCTCTCAGTATCTGGATGGACCTG CACCTTCAGTTGAGGTCTTTCAGCCATCCAACACAGATAATTTCAGTCTTGGAAAACAACTACAGAA TATTCTTACAGTATTCATATCTCGGGAGTGGAAACACCTGACAAATGAGAACATCGTGGTTCGACAGAGGAGCAGACACAGCTGGTTCAGGCCAAGTGGAACCATCAAGAAATTTCGAGCAAGACTCAGCATCTGGTTACCACTGTCAAA GTTGTCAAATGAGTCCCAGGAGCCAGTTATGAGAGGAAGGATAATTTTACCAGCAATGAAACTGAGCCGTTTCACAAATCAGGCAACCTCCTACACCATCAAGAATCCCACAGGAGAGCTCTTCACCTACGCACCCAGTGGAAAG AGGGTGGTGGTGTCAGCAGTCAAATCATCAGCACAGCTTAGTACCAAACAGCTGCTAGAGCTACTTTTCTCCTCACAGGCCATTGGGCACTGCAAGACCACAACGACTTTGCAGCATGGTTTCTTAGTACAG ATAATGAGGTACGCTGAGCAGAGGATGCCCACGCTGAATGAATACTGTGTGGTCTGTGATGAGCGACATGTTTTTCAAAATGGCCCCATGTTAAAG cctgCAGTTTGCACAAGggagctttgtgtgttttccttttataCGCTGGGGGTTATGTCTGGAGCTACAGAGGAGGTTGCAACTGGTGCAGAG GTTATTGACCTGTTGGTGGCTATGTGCAGAGCTGCTCTTCAGTCTTCACGCAAGAGCATCATATTTGAACCATACCCTTCTGTTGTTGATCCATTCAATCCCAAAGCCCTGGCCTTTAGCCCTAAG AGAAAAAGCTACGACAGGCTGCAAAAAGCACTGGACAATGTCTTATTAATCAGGAGGATGGCACAG GGTCCATATTCTGAAATAAAGAAGCAGATGGACAAGATAGATCCTCTCGCTTATCCCTTACTACAATG GATTTTAGCAAGCAACAGATCACACATTGTCAAGCTTCCACTGAACAGG CAGCTGAAGTTCATGCACACACCTCATCAGTTCCTGCTGATCAGCAGCCCTCCATCCAAAGAGGCTCGTTTCCAAACAGCCAAAAAACTTTATGGCAGCACCTTTGCTTTCCA TGGTTCCCACATTGAGAACTGGCACTCTATTTTAAGAAATGGGCTGGTTAATGCCTCATACACAAAATTACAG CTTCACGGAGCTGCATTTGGGAAAGGCATCTATTTGAGTCCAATCTCAAGCATATCTTTTGGATATTCCG AGATGGGTAAAGGTCGACACCAAATAACCTCCAGAGAAGAACTCATAAAGAAGTACAACCGAATAAACAAGATCAAACAG GAACAGCCAGGGCAAGCAAGGTTTCTGCAGAGCAGGAACCTAAACTGCATTGCACTCTGTGAGG TCATAACTTCTAAAGCTCTTCAAAAACATGGGAACATTTGGGTGTGTCCGATATCCGACCATGTGTGCACGCGTTTCCTCTTTGT GTATGAAAATGGTCGGGTGGGAGATGTCCACATCAACACTCAGGAAGCCAAGATCCACAGGGAAATCTCACAAGTAATTGCTTCAAAGTTGTgctga
- the LOC121182205 gene encoding AT-rich interactive domain-containing protein 3A-like, protein MMDYSKAQMSSLSEEGSSAACPQSSPAGVKLEALMEQLQRQQEAKLEMSLQEKHLLQAQLLFAQHAAAAARTSGSKLDSALFGKADGQSNKEAQQALNIHLSRMDPNEEDEDTDEEEREMVDEDDEEEEEEEEEDGPYQQAKKPRLQQVPGFPFPPYSASQSTAVKQMSESPPSAIKQENEEKDLLSPAGQHSFTSPNGFTDWGYDEPFKQRGSAIWAEENDGGKVKGEPSRDFAKLYELDNDPQRKEFLDELFIFMQKRGTPVNRIPIMAKQVLDLYRLYKLVTEKGGLVEVINKKIWREITKGLNLPTSITSAAFTLRTQYMKYLYPFECEKKGLSSPGELQAAIDSNRREGRRPSYTSSLYRFSPSPSSAPHALLSSPTMQTTPTAHNSRNTSASPHLKRNTDETPVIPSRLPMALALGQQQQQQLAQAATLEHLRERLERGAGGAAADAPEKKMMRLAEEQQRLMQQALQQNLLAMAFNPMNLKLNNGHESKQDLALSISTNGATSISVSVEVNGTIYSGTLFAQKSAAPVASQAVTLAGTSGFSALSSSHSPSSSSSTSSKGPN, encoded by the exons ATGATGGATTACTCAAAGGCGCAAATG TCAAGCTTGTCTGAGGAGGGCAGTTCAGCTGCGTGTCCTCAGTCCAGTCCTGCTGGGGTGAAGCTGGAGGCGTTGATGgaacagctgcagagacaacAAGAAGCCAAACTGGAGATGAGCTTGCAAGAGAAACATCTTCTTCAAGCTCAGCTCCTGTTTGCTCAacacgctgctgctgcagccagaACCTCTGGCTCCAAACTAGACTCTGCATTATTTGGCAAAGCAGATGGACAGTCTAATAAAGAAGCTCAACAAGCTCTGAACATCCATCTCAGCAGAATGGATCCaaatgaagaagatgaagacaCAGATGAGGAGGAACGGGAGATGGtggatgaagatgatgaggaggaagaggaggaggaggaggaggatgggccTTATCAACAGGCAAAGAAGCCTAGACTCCAGCAGGTTCCTGGCTTCCCCTTCCCGCCTTATTCTGCATCTCAGTCAACTGCTGTGAAGCAAATGTCTGAATCTCCACCTTCAGCAATAAAACAGGAGAATGAAGAGAAGGACCTCCTGTCTCCTGCAGGTCAACACTCCTTCACATCACCCAATGGCTTCACTGACTGGGGCTATGATGAGCCATTTAAACAA AGAGGAAGTGCCATCTGGGCTGAGGAGAATGATGGAGGAAAAGTAAAAGGAGAACCATCCAGGGACTTTGCCAAG ctttATGAACTGGACAATGACCCACAGCGGAAGGAGTTTCTTGATGAACTCTTTATCTTTATGCAGAAACGAG GAACTCCTGTGAACCGCATCCCCATCATGGCAAAGCAGGTGCTGGACCTGTACAGGCTTTATAAGCTTGTGACAGAGAAGGGAGGCCTGGTGGAGGTTATTAACAAGAAGATCTGGAGGGAAATCACCAAAGGTCTCAACCTCCCCACATCGATCACCAGCGCAGCTTTCACCCTCCGCACCCA GTACATGAAGTATTTGTACCCATTTGAGTGTGAGAAGAAGGGGCTGAGTTCTCCCGGTGAGCTACAGGCAGCCATCGACAGTAACCGCCGAGAAGGTCGACGTCCCAGCTACACCAGCAGCCTGTACCGCTTCTCCCCCTCCCCGAGCTCCGCTCCACAcgccctcctctcttctcccacaATGCAAACCACGCCGACTGCACACAACAGCCGGAATACGTCCGCTAGTCCACATCTAAAGAGAAACACAG ATGAGACCCCTGTAATACCTAGCCGGCTGCCCATGGCTCTGGCACTggggcagcagcaacagcagcagctggcacAAGCTGCCACATTAGAGCATCTCAGAGAGAGGCTGGAgcgaggagcaggaggagctgcagccGATGCTCCGGAGAAGAAGATGATGCGACTGGCGGAGGAGCAGCAGCGCCTCATGCAGCAAGCTCTCCAACAAAACCTCCTGGCCATGGCCTTCAACCCAATGAACCTCAAGCTTAACAATGGACATG AGAGCAAACAGGATTTGGCTCTGAGTATCTCCACAAATGGAGCAACCAGTATCAGTGTATCTGTGGAGGTCAATGGCACTATTTACTCAG GAACACTGTTTGCCCAGAAGTCAGCTGCTCCTGTGGCGTCACAGGCTGTCACTTTGGCAGGAACAAGTGGTTTCAGTGCCCTCTCGTCCTCGCACAGtccctcttcttcatcttccaCCTCCTCAAAGGGGCCAAATTAA
- the LOC121181982 gene encoding ribonuclease P protein subunit p25-like protein has protein sequence MKSSNAAGSTVMEPWSTSFKPSGPSSSVSTKLGESNFRRISRTEESCPYPIPGLAADILHMRVKEGSKIRNLLRFVTARMQEEGRNNNGTSLRQVVFTGSGRGVTKTITCVEILKRKIGGLHQVSKLYYKTVNEVWENPQQGAPGKTMQRTVPAICILLSKDPLDSQEPGYQAPQSLSVPTEDTERHIALLSPTHSLSSQHAAKRLCLDDWSVYSA, from the coding sequence ATGAAGAGTTCAAATGCTGCGGGCAGTACTGTAATGGAACCATGGTCTACTTCATTCAAACCTTCTGGCCCATCTTCATCTGTGTCTACAAAACTTGGCGAAAGCAACTTCAGAAGAATCAGCCGCACAGAGGAAAGCTGTCCTTATCCAATCCCCGGCCTAGCAGCGGACATTCTGCACATGCGAGTGAAAGAAGGAAGCAAGATTCGCAATTTACTAAGATTTGTAACAGCTCGGATGCAAGAGGAGGGAAGAAACAACAACGGGACATCACTGAGACAGGTGGTCTTCACTGGTTCAGGCAGAGGAGTCACCAAGACCATCACCTGTGTGGAGATCCTGAAACGTAAAATTGGAGGGCTGCACCAGGTGTCCAAACTCTACTACAAGACAGTAAATGAGGTTTGGGAGAATCCACAGCAGGGAGCGCCAGGTAAAACCATGCAGAGGACAGTCCCCGCCATCTGCATCCTGCTCTCTAAAGACCCTCTGGATTCCCAGGAGCCTGGATACCAAGCTCCACAGTCGCTCAGTGTTcccacagaggacacagagagacatatAGCTCTGCTCAGCCCGACTCATAGTCTCTCTTCACAGCATGCAGCCAAGAGACTCTGTCTGGATGACTGGAGCGTATATTCTGCCTGA